In the Rhinoraja longicauda isolate Sanriku21f chromosome 40, sRhiLon1.1, whole genome shotgun sequence genome, one interval contains:
- the LOC144611511 gene encoding profilin-3-like: protein MSDWKNYINSILKDKNVEDVAIVGHANNKAVWASKPGGILAAISPQEVSMLMGQDRKTFLQTGITIGGKKCSVIRDNLLVNNDEVMDVRMKGGQCKSICIGKTIKTMVFVMGKRGVHGGVLNKKVHEMANYLKQKGF from the coding sequence ATGTCAGATTGGAAGAACTACATCAACAGCATCCTGAAGGATAAGAACGTGGAAGACGTTGCCATTGTGGGCCACGCCAACAACAAGGCCGTCTGGGCTTCCAAGCCCGGTGGTATACTGGCTGCCATCTCCCCACAAGAGGTCAGCATGTTGATGGGGCAGGACCGCAAGACCTTCTTGCAGACGGGCATCACCATCGGAGGGAAGAAATGCTCCGTCATCAGGGACAACCTGCTGGTCAACAACGACGAGGTGATGGACGTGCGGATGAAAGGCGGACAATGCAAAAGCATCTGCATCGGCAAAACCATCAAGACCATGGTGTTTGTAATGGGCAAGAGAGGGGTCCACGGTGGAGTCCTCAACAAGAAGGTCCATGAGATGGCCAACTATCTGAAGCAGAAGGGGTTTTAA